In one Deltaproteobacteria bacterium genomic region, the following are encoded:
- a CDS encoding FAD-dependent oxidoreductase, with the protein MSEQIQVHRFDVVVVGAGPAGAHAAGSMARAGLEVALVDRKAKGHAGAQWLNGVAPWMMDKAGVPRPASTKGKERGPIFSMAVPGAERRVRIVDNPVLDVDMRELGTELADAFEAAPSAHPFWEHDVTGVN; encoded by the coding sequence ATGTCTGAGCAAATTCAAGTTCACAGGTTTGATGTTGTCGTTGTGGGCGCGGGACCAGCAGGAGCTCATGCAGCAGGCTCAATGGCGCGAGCTGGCCTGGAAGTAGCGCTGGTTGATCGAAAAGCCAAAGGGCATGCCGGTGCCCAGTGGCTCAATGGCGTGGCACCGTGGATGATGGACAAAGCGGGTGTACCAAGACCTGCGTCTACCAAGGGCAAAGAACGAGGCCCTATTTTCTCGATGGCGGTCCCAGGTGCTGAGCGCCGGGTACGAATCGTTGATAACCCTGTACTCGACGTGGATATGCGAGAGCTCGGTACAGAATTGGCCGATGCGTTTGAGGCGGCACCCTCTGCCCATCCGTTTTGGGAGCACGATGTTACCGGGGTAAACAG
- a CDS encoding CBS domain-containing protein, whose product MPITRLSSEVERKSARVNRAEPSKVAGINDKRRVENGGGGGGGPGANVAGRRATRAYAAGRRGSSSRPVVLANQIMTSPIRSVSSVHTIASVRDFLRDAGLKHLPVVDEGGNLVGLLTDRDLLRGYRLDSPTKTPLPPTSPVGQLMQTGIITATDDTELRDIAQAMVNDGVRCIPILTGDTLVGIITATDVLKCVVATGTLDGWL is encoded by the coding sequence ATGCCGATTACCAGACTTTCATCAGAAGTTGAACGCAAGAGCGCCCGGGTGAATCGGGCTGAGCCGTCCAAAGTTGCTGGAATCAATGACAAACGTCGAGTCGAAAACGGCGGCGGGGGCGGCGGTGGGCCAGGGGCCAATGTTGCCGGGAGGCGCGCCACAAGGGCTTATGCAGCAGGTCGACGGGGTTCATCCTCCCGGCCCGTGGTTTTGGCTAACCAGATAATGACTTCTCCTATCCGATCGGTTTCCTCCGTTCACACCATTGCCAGCGTGAGAGATTTTCTACGCGATGCGGGTCTCAAGCATCTTCCGGTTGTTGATGAGGGTGGAAACTTGGTTGGCCTCTTGACCGACCGCGATCTTTTACGAGGCTACCGGCTCGATTCTCCGACTAAAACTCCTTTGCCCCCGACGAGTCCCGTGGGCCAATTGATGCAGACTGGAATCATTACGGCGACGGATGACACAGAGCTGCGGGATATTGCTCAAGCGATGGTCAATGATGGTGTTCGGTGTATTCCGATTCTAACCGGCGATACATTAGTCGGGATTATTACGGCAACGGATGTTTTAAAATGCGTGGTTGCAACCGGAACTCTTGACGGCTGGCTCTGA